The following proteins come from a genomic window of Montipora capricornis isolate CH-2021 chromosome 9, ASM3666992v2, whole genome shotgun sequence:
- the LOC138017741 gene encoding putative nuclease HARBI1, which produces MADESFVLVDQLIEDFDLENELFDDEDDMMVFSAVSCYMRRNLNRIDGYFEVTVPTYKPSEFLSHFRMTRGTCEILCREVMNTGRIPAGNTRGRQIIPPTKQVLAFLWSMANQEPTRLVADRFNITMSSVNRVLHRGAQALADLSAEYIKWPNDHRMNGIKAAFDEGGFPGVVGLIDGTHISIRAPMDEPEAYINRKKFHSINVQVICDENMVFTNVLAGWPGSLHDSRVLRNSTVYNTAANKFSANTHYWVMVDIHSRPG; this is translated from the exons atggcagacGAAAGCTTCGTATTAGTCGACCAGCTAATTGAAGATTTTGATCTAGAAAACGAACTATTTGACGACGAAGATGACATGATGGTATTCAGCGCTGTCAGTTGTTACATGAGGCGTAATTTGAACAGAATTGATGGTTATTTTGAAGTAACTGTCCCTACCTACAAACCGAGTGAATTTCTCAGTCATTTTCGAATGACCAGAGGTACTTGTGAGATCTTGTGCAGAGAAGTTATGAACACTGGAAGGATTCCAGCGGGGAATACGAGAGGCAGGCAAATCATTCCTCCTACAAAACAAGTGCTAGCATTTCTATGGTCGATGGCAAATCAAGAACCTACTAGACTCGTCGCTGACAGGTTTAATATCACAATGAGCAGTGTAAACAGAGTGCTGCACAGAGGAGCTCAAGCACTAGCTGATCTTAGTGCTGAATACATTAAGTGGCCAAATG ATCACAGGATGAATGGCATCAAGGCTGCTTTTGATGAAGGGGGATTTCCTGGTGTGGTTGGCCTGATAGATGGAACACATATTAGCATTAGAGCCCCCATGGACGAGCCAGAAGCATACATTAATCgaaaaaaattccattcaataAATGTGCAAGTTATTTGTGATGAAAACATGGTTTTCACCAATGTTTTGGCAGGATGGCCGGGGTCTCTACATGACTCTAGGGTCTTACGGAATTCCACTGTCTACAACACAGCTGCAAACAAGTTTTCAGCAAATACACATTACTGGGTGATGGTGGATATCCACTCCAGACCTGGCTAA
- the LOC138017740 gene encoding uncharacterized protein, translating to MTYCYAPGERKSRLGGRTMQLIDELFMFLVQLKLGLFEKDLAHRFQICMSSISRKITWCNFLYFFLGSQMSWPSCDDVNKFMPESFKAMYPSTRVILDCTEMFVQTPTSLLLQSQFYSSYKSSTTLKALIGITPYGAISFVSCLYTGGISDKEITRCSGTLDLLEQGDSVMADKGFDIDDLLRAKGVALNIPPFLKSQGQFTALDVQKTKTIARFRIHVERAIRRTKEYNFFDTDVPLSTLGSVNQLYTVACLLTNFQGPLIYLKMTSKMNSCGVITRNGLLVMKTPVVIDTK from the coding sequence ATGACCTACTGCTATGCTCCTGGGGAACGAAAAAGCAGGCTCGGAGGAAGAACTATGCAATTAATTGACGAATTGTTCATGTTTCTTGTTCAACTGAAATTAGGGCTCTTTGAAAAAGATCTTGCTCATCGCTTCCAAATTTGTATGTCTTCAATAAGCAGGAAAATAACATGGTGCAATTTCCTCTATTTTTTCCTTGGAAGCCAAATGAGCTGGCCATCATGTGATGATGTGAATAAATTCATGCCTGAGAGTTTCAAGGCCATGTACCCAAGTACAAGAGTTATATTGGACTGCACAGAAATGTTTGTGCAGACCCCAACTTCACTGCTACTCCAATCACAGTTCTATTCTTCGTacaaaagtagcacaacactcaAGGCTTTAATTGGAATTACACCATATGGAGCCATCTCTTTTGTGTCATGCCTATATACAGGTGGAATCTCAGACAAAGAAATAACAAGATGCAGTGGTACACTAGATTTACTGGAACAGGGGGATTCAGTGATGGCAGACAAAGGTTTTGACATTGATGATCTTCTTAGGGCAAAAGGTGTAGCTCTGAATATTCCCCCATTCCTCAAAAGTCAAGGCCAGTTTACTGCTCTAGATGTGCAAAAAACTAAGACCATTGCCAGGTTTAGAATACATGTGGAGCGTGCGATAAGGCGGACCAAGGAGTACAACTTTTTTGATACTGATGTACCCCTTTCAACATTAGGTTCTGTAAACCAGCTGTACACAGTGGCTTGCTTGCTCACAAATTTTCAGGGTCCCCTAATATATCTCAAAATGACAAGTAAAATGAACAGCTGTGGAGTGATTACAAGAAATGGGTTATTGGTCATGAAGACACCTGTAGTGATAGACACTAAGTAA